One Tripterygium wilfordii isolate XIE 37 chromosome 10, ASM1340144v1, whole genome shotgun sequence DNA segment encodes these proteins:
- the LOC120007936 gene encoding uncharacterized protein LOC120007936 isoform X2 — translation MSLHKREITKGDEDISCEKYGLWRQEQKNRAARLEKQLKAKWELEELIEEQLNRFHAHYNQALTPTRLKDMSQLLMPKWAPPHELAALSWLGDWRPSAILDLLYSLSRSSPSRSSSSLSESAGIELILSQLIHDIRIEEAIIDEEMAEIQATCILHLPFAPVNKQPAAAPLNCIQTEFKKVERVFAKAQQLRFQALELIVKKVLTQTDAAEFFVAFAGIQDAIHQFAAQQKLRKDLTTVPFKGLGSS, via the exons ATGAAGACATCTCTTGTGAAAAATATGGTTTGTGGAGGCAGGAGCAGAAAAATAGAGCAGCAAGACTGGAGAAACAACTCAAGGCAAAGTGGGAACTTGAGGAGTTAATTGAGGAACAACTTAATAGGTTCCATGCCCATTACAATCAGGCTTTGACTCCTACTCGCCTCAAGGACATGTCCCAGCTCCTCATGCCAAAATGGGCTCCACCACATGAACTTGCTGCGCTTTCCTGGCTTGGTGATTGGCGGCCGTCAGCCATTTTGGACCTCCTCTATAGCCTGTCACGTTCCTCTCCCTCGCGATCATCATCTTCCTTATCAGAATCAGCTGGTATTGAACTGATCCTATCACAGCTTATCCATGATATACGCATTGAGGAGGCAATAATTGATGAAGAAATGGCCGAGATTCAAGCCACATGTATCCTGCACCTTCCTTTCGCTCCAGTAAACAAACAACCAGCAGCTGCTCCTCTGAATTGTATTCAGACTGAGTTCAAGAAAGTTGAGCGAGTCTTTGCCAAGGCACAACAACTCAG GTTTCAGGCATTGGAATTAATAGTGAAGAAGGTGTTGACTCAAACAGATGCAGCAGAGTTCTTTGTGGCATTTGCAGGAATTCAAGATGCAATCCACCAATTTGCAGCACAACAAAAGCTGCGAAAAGATCTCACCACAGTACCTTTCAAGGGCTTGGGGTCCAGTTGA
- the LOC120007523 gene encoding chaperone protein DnaJ-like has protein sequence MATAAAATATSLSLLPYSISFCAERPTSSSFSSSSSCFFGSGCHKGFVTLTASSASSSASKFSTRVPANRVGTVISASGDYYATLGVTKSASSKEIKAAYRKLARQYHPDVNKEPGATEKFKEISAAYEVLSDDKKRALYDQYGEAGVKSTVGGASATYTTNPFDLFETFFGPSMGGFSGMGQTGFRNGRRNTVTKGEDLRYDVTLKFSEAIFGAEKEFELSHWETCEVCAGTGAKIGSKMRICSTCGGQGQVMRTEQTPFGLFSQVSVCPNCGGVGEVISEYCRKCSGEGRIRVKKTIKVKVPPGVSTGSILRVAGEGDAGPRGSPPGDLYVYLDVEEMTEIQRDGTNLISTTSISYLDAILGAVVTVKTVEGLTELQIPAGTQPGDVLVLAKKGVPKLNKPSIRGDHLFKIKVTIPKRVSARERELLEELSHLNDPTGRPRTRPKTEPATANKESQDAVTTKADELEDQNDIWQKLKDFAGSVANGALKWLKDNL, from the exons ATGGCGACCGCCGCCGCGGCCACCGCCACATCTCTGTCCCTCCTCCCTTATTCTATTAGCTTCTGCGCTGAACGCCCAACCAGTTCCTCGTTTTCTTCCtcgtcttcttgtttttttggtAGTGGATGCCACAAGGGTTTTGTTACTTTGACGGCGTCATCAGCATCTTCTTCTGCATCAAAATTTAGTACAAGAGTACCTGCCAATCGTGTTGGCACTGTTATTAGTGCTTCTGGTGATTACTATGCCACTCTTGGGGTGACTAAGTCAGCCAGCAGCAAAGAGATAAAGGCCGCCTATAGAAAATTAGCTCGTCAG TACCATCCTGATGTCAACAAGGAGCCTGGAGCAACTGAAAAATTTAAGGAGATAAGTGCTGCATATGAG GTGCTATCAGACGATAAAAAGAGGGCTCTCTATGATCAATATGGCGAAGCTGGAGTTAAGAGTACTGTAGGAGGGGCATCAGCTACTTATACG aCTAATCCTTTTGATCTATTTGAGACATTCTTTGGACCGAGTATGGGTGgtttttctggtatgggccaaaCTGGATTCAGGAATGGTCGCCGTAATACTGTTACCAAGGGCGAAGACCTACG TTATGATGTTACGCTAAAATTTTCTGAGGCTATATTTGGAGCTGAAAAAGAATTTGAGCTTTCCCATTGGGAAACATGTGAAGTTTGTGCTGGTACAGGAGCAAAGATTGGATCCAAGATGAGGATATGCTCAACTTGTGGTGGACAGGGCCAAGTTATGAGAACTGAGCAAACGCCTTTTGGCTTGTTTTCACAG GTTTCTGTATGTCCTAATTGTGGAGGTGTTGGTGAAGTTATTTCTGAGTACTGTCGTAAATGCTCTGGGGAAGGACGCATACGTGTTAAGAAAACTATCAAAGTTAAAGTTCCCCCTGGAGTGAGCACAGGCAGCATTCTTAGAGTTGCCGGAGAGGGCGATGCTGGACCTAGAGG GAGCCCTCCAGGAGATCTTTATGTATATCTTGATGTGGAAGAGATGACAGAAATCCAGAGGGATGGTACAAACCTTATCTCCACAACATCTATCAGTTATCTTGATGCCATATTGGGAGCTGTTGTTACG GTGAAGACGGTAGAAGGTCTTACTGAATTACAGATTCCAGCAGGAACCCAGCCCGGAGATGTGTTAGTCCTGGCAAAGAAAGGTGTTCCCAAACTGAACAAACCATCGATACGTGGCGACCacttatttaaaattaaagttACCATACCAAAACGTGTTAG TGCTAGAGAGCGTGAATTACTGGAAGAACTTTCTCATCTGAATGACCCAACCGGTAGACCACGAACTCGTCCAAAAACTGAGCCTGCTA CTGCAAATAAAGAAAGTCAGGACGCTGTCACAACAAAAGCTGACGAATTGGAAGATCAGAACGATATATGGCAAAAGTTAAAAGATTTTGCTGG GTCTGTTGCAAATGGTGCTCTAAAATGGCTCAAAGACAACCTGTAG
- the LOC120007522 gene encoding signal recognition particle 54 kDa protein 2: MVLAQLGGSISRAIQQMSNATIIDEKALNECLNEITRALLQADVQFKLVRDMQSNIKKIVNLEDLAAGHNKRKIIQQAIFNELCKMLDPGKPSFTPKKGKTSVVMFVGLQGSGKTTTCTKYAYYHQKKGWKPALVCADTFRAGAFDQLKQNATKAKIPFYGSYMESDPVKIAVEGVERFKEENCDLIIVDTSGRHKQEAALFEEMRQVSEATKPDLVIFVMDSSIGQAAFDQAQAFKQSVAVGAVIVTKMDGHAKGGGALSAVAATKSPVIFIGTGEHMDEFEIFDVKPFVSRLLGMGDWSGFMDKIHEVVPMDQQPELMQKLAEGTFTLRIMYEQFQNILKMGPIGQVFSMLPGFSSELMPKGSEKESQSKLKRYMTMMDSMTDAELDSTNPKIMNESRIMRIARGSGHQLRQVMDLLEEYKRLAKIWSKMKGGFKMSKKGDMNMNALSRNMNAQHMSKVLPPNLVKQIGGVGALQNLMKQMGSSKDMMGMFGGGDK; encoded by the exons ATGGTGTTGGCACAGTTAGGCGGGAGCATATCCCGTGCGATCCAGCAGATGAGCAATGCCACAATAATCGACGAGAAGGCGCTGAACGAGTGCCTGAATGAGATAACCCGCGCTCTTCTCCAGGCTGATGTCCAGTTCAAGCTCGTCCGCGACATGCAGAGTAACATTAAGAAGATTGTCAACCTCGAAGATCTCGCTGCCGGCCACAACAAGCGCAAGATCATCCAGcag GCAATATTCAATGAACTCTGCAAAATGTTGGATCCTGGGAAGCCCTCTTTCACTCCTAAGAAAGGGAAAACAAGTGTAGTCATGTTTGTAGGTTTACAAG GATCTGGGAAAACCACAACATGTACAAAGTATGCTTACTATCATCAGAAAAAAGGTTGGAAACCAGCATTAGTGTGCGCTGATACCTTCCGAGCTGGTGCTTTTGATCAGCTGAAGCAGAATGCCACCAAAGCCAAAATTCCTTTCTATGGAAG CTACATGGAATCCGATCCAGTGAAAATTGCTGTGGAAGGTGTGGAAAGATTTAAAGAGGAAAATTGTGATCTTATAATTGTCGACACTAGTGGACGCCATAAACAGGAGGCTGCTCTTTTTGAGGAAATGCGTCAAGTTTCTGAAGCAACG AAACCAGACCTTGTTATATTTGTCATGGATAGCAGCATAGGTCAAGCTGCATTTGACCAAGCTCAAGCATTCAAGCAAAGTGTTGCGGTTGGAGCTGTGATTGTTACCAAAATGGATGGTCATGCAAAGGGTGGTGGTGCACTTAGTGC TGTTGCTGCCACAAAGAGTCCTGTCATTTTTATTGGGACTGGAGAACATATGGATGagtttgaaatttttgatgTTAAACCTTTTGTGAGTCGACTATTGG GCATGGGTGACTGGTCAGGATTTATGGACAAAATTCATGAAGTTGTTCCCATGGACCAGCAGCCTGAGCTCATGCAGAAACTTGCTGAAGGAACCTTTACTTTACGAATTATGTACGAGCAATTTCAGAATATACTTAAGATGGGTCCAATTGGCCAG GTATTCTCAATGCTACCAGGATTTAGTTCTGAATTAATGCCGAAAGGCAGCGAGAAGGAAAGCCAGTCCAAGCTTAAGCGATACATGACAATGATGGATTCAATGACTGATGCTG AGTTGGATAGTACAAATCCAAAGATCATGAATGAGTCTCGAATTATGCGCATAGCACGGGGTTCTGGCCACCAGTTAAGGCAAGTAATGGATCTCTTGGAAGAATATAAGCGTCTTGCCAAGATCTGGAGCAAAATGAAGGGAGGATTTAAGATGTCAAAGAAGGGTGACATGAACATGAATGCCCTGTCCCGAAATATGAATGCACAGCACATGAGCAAAGTCCTTCCTCCAAACTTAGTGAAGCAAATCGGTGGTGTTGGGGCCTTACAAAATTTGATGAAGCAGATGGGTTCTAGCAAAGATATGATGGGCATGTTTGGTGGTGGGGACAAATGA
- the LOC120007598 gene encoding zinc finger BED domain-containing protein DAYSLEEPER-like: MEIDDLATPFTPITPSENNELAISNTRPNKRRRKKSIVWEHFTVETVGPGVTRACCKQCKKSFAYITGSKLAGTSHLKRHIALGICPVSRQRDQLATFTPGSKTESGTNPPKRRYRASNAFAGVPFDQERCNQELAKMIIMEELPLQIVEHSAFADFVRTLQPHFNMVSFNTIQGDCVAIYLREKQSLLNLIGEIPGRVNLTLDLWTSDSTVGYVFVSGHFIDDDWNLYRRLLNVIMVPTPESDYAFNQAVVACLSDWHLGSKLFTLTLDQSFSNEITVGNLRSLLSVKNTFILDGQLLNGHCYARVISLLVVDAIGSMGEIVGRIRESVKYVKTSESQEERFMQLKQQLQVPSTRELLIDDQKKWNTTYHMLVAACELKQVFDCFDTFDPDYKINISTEDWKQVEILCTYLKLFFDAANILTGPTNLPANMFYHEVSKLHLELTHAAMSTDTVVSNLTRPLREKIDKYWREHFLVFAIAVVMDPRFKMRFIEFSFPKIFAVEDADMWIKLVDDGLHEIFLDYFAPMLALPSPFEEGNDVILKTEASDDGAHLVPAGDEVVMHGIPTDGGIPADGGIPAEGGPQEVALIGEPQDGASLEGNSEYPTSVEGNSHHDDTSLGGNHLQDGAPVGENAQDGAPVEGSLHDGAPVETKPQDGTSVEAKPDLNGNTQDGASMKGDTQDGAAVIGDTQYEVPMEEGNTQDVAATEGNPQGGIHLDAQDRAPLEGIVQDVLTPEGTAQNGAPLDGNTYNGNPQVPTGPSQEDFSMEIDAPESHHEEVNPAEVTPQEGHPQDMHLMTIGDGFSDFEVYISEITSGQQLKSELDQYLEESVLPRVQEFDILGWWKLNKMKYPTLSRMASEILSIPLSTVAPDSIFDTESRTMDSYRSSLRPVILEALVCAKDWLQHASSSPSSFAVIPNAIVKMEF; the protein is encoded by the coding sequence ATGGAGATTGATGACCTCGCCACTCCGTTTACTCCCATCACGCCTAGTGAGAACAATGAACTAGCCATCTCTAATACGCGGCCTAACAAACGTAGGAGAAAGAAGTCTATTGTGTGGGAGCACTTCACTGTGGAAACTGTTGGACCTGGTGTTACCAGGGCCTGTTGTAAGCAGTGCAAGAAATCATTTGCTTACATTACTGGTTCAAAGCTAGCAGGAACTAGTCACCTCAAGCGACATATTGCATTGGGAATCTGCCCCGTTAGCCGTCAGAGAGATCAACTGGCAACATTTACACCAGGTTCTAAAACTGAAAGTGGCACTAATCCACCTAAAAGACGGTATAGAGCAAGCAATGCATTTGCGGGCGTCCCTTTTGATCAGGAGCGGTGCAACCAAGAGCTTGCTAAGATGATCATAATGGAAGAGCTTCCGCTTCAGATTGTGGAGCACTCGGCATTCGCTGATTTTGTTCGGACTCTTCAACCTCATTTCAATATGGTGAGCTTCAACACTATTCAAGGGGATTGTGTGGCCATATACCTTAGGGAGAAGCAAAGCCTCTTGAACCTTATTGGTGAAATACCTGGACGTGTCAACCTTACATTAGATTTGTGGACCTCGGATTCAACAGTGGGCTATGTTTTTGTATCTGGACACTTCATTGATGATGACTGGAATTTGTACCGGCGGCTGCTTAATGTTATAATGGTACCTACTCCTGAGTCCGATTATGCCTTCAATCAGGCTGTTGTTGCTTGCTTATCAGATTGGCATTTGGGGAGCAAACTCTTTACACTCACTCTTGATCAGTCATTCTCAAATGAAATCACAGTTGGAAATCTTAGATCCCTCCTCTCTGTCAAGAACACATTTATACTTGATGGTCAATTACTAAATGGACATTGTTATGCTCGAGTCATAAGCCTCCTTGTTGTGGATGCTATTGGGTCCATGGGGGAAATTGTTGGAAGGATTCGTGAAAGTGTGAAGTATGTGAAAACATCAGAATCTCAAGAAGAGAGGTTTATGCAGCTGAAGCAACAACTTCAAGTCCCTAGCACGAGAGAGCTTCTAATCGATGACCAGAAGAAATGGAACACAACTTATCATATGCTGGTAGCTGCGTGTGAGTTGAAACAAGTTTTTGATTGCTTTGATACCTTTGATCCTGATTACAAGATAAACATATCAACTGAAGATTGGAAGCAAGTGGAAATTCTCTGCACATACTTGAAGCTTTTCTTCGATGCAGCTAACATTTTAACTGGCCCAACAAATCTCCCTGCCAATATGTTCTACCATGAAGTGTCGAAACTCCACCTAGAGCTGACTCATGCGGCCATGAGCACAGATACTGTCGTCAGTAACTTGACCAGACCTTTGAgagaaaaaattgataaatattGGAGGGAACACTTTCTAGTTTTTGCGATTGCAGTAGTTATGGACCCAAGATTCAAAATGAGGTTCATTGAGTTCAGTTTCCCTAAGATCTTTGCAGTTGAGGATGCTGATATGTGGATCAAGCTTGTTGATGATGGTTTGCATGAAATTTTTCTTGATTACTTTGCACCAATGCTTGCTCTACCCTCGCCATTCGAGGAAGGGAATGATGTCATTCTCAAAACAGAAGCTTCTGACGATGGAGCCCATTTAGTTCCAGCTGGAGATGAAGTTGTTATGCATGGAATCCCTACTGATGGAGGAATCCCTGCTGATGGAGGAATCCCTGCTGAAGGAGGCCCTCAGGAAGTAGCCCTCATAGGAGAGCCTCAAGATGGAGCCTCTCTAGAAGGAAACTCTGAATATCCCACTTCTGTAGAAGGAAATTCACATCACGATGACACCTCTCTAGGAGGAAACCACCTTCAAGATGGTGCCCCTGTAGGAGAGAACGCTCAAGACGGAGCCCCTGTGGAAGGAAGCCTGCATGATGGAGCTCCTGTGGAAACAAAACCACAAGATGGAACCTCTGTGGAAGCAAAACCCGATTTGAATGGAAACACTCAAGATGGAGCTTCTATGAAAGGAGACACTCAAGATGGAGCTGCTGTGATAGGAGATACTCAATATGAAGTCCCAATGGAGGAGGGAAACACTCAAGATGTTGCGGCAACAGAGGGAAACCCTCAAGGCGGGATTCATCTAGATGCACAAGATAGAGCCCCTCTAGAAGGAATAGTGCAAGATGTGCTTACACCAGAAGGGACTGCACAAAATGGAGCCCCTCTAGATGGAAACACTTATAATGGAAACCCTCAAGTACCAACTGGACCCTCTCAGGAAGATTTTTCAATGGAAATTGATGCACCAGAATCACATCATGAAGAAGTAAACCCCGCAGAAGTAACTCCTCAGGAAGGTCACCCTCAAGATATGCATCTTATGACCATTGGGGATGGGTTTTCAGATTTTGAGGTTTATATCTCTGAAATTACGAGTGGCCAACAGTTGAAGTCAGAATTGGATCAGTATCTAGAAGAATCTGTTTTGCCTCGAGTGCAAGAGTTTGACATATTGGGTTGGTGGAAACTAAACAAAATGAAGTACCCAACTCTCTCAAGGATGGCTTCTGAAATTTTGTCGATACCATTATCAACTGTTGCTCCTGATTCCATATTCGATACTGAAAGCAGGACGATGGACAGCTATCGGAGTTCATTGCGTCCTGTGATCCTCGAAGCCCTTGTCTGTGCCAAGGACTGGCTCCAACATGCTTCCTCATCACCATCTTCATTTGCAGTGATTCCCAATGCAATTGTTAAGATGGAATTTTag
- the LOC120007359 gene encoding uncharacterized protein LOC120007359 — protein sequence MPFCRLWAVAMGVKRYDIPFTCCQRMIYHKFSIHAPKKRAWEGNHIEKIATERMPVIGGGGGGGGAGQEEEKKPGDQSAHMNLKVKGQHSCCEEGTNGAEGIKGIDAEEEKLCIFRNSDLIYIAYHDEERGVPGHDDKLLFEYLVLSGAQVGSDWTQIANKRENFKWVFGFRCEVRIQSAGQVHFVIARTGKEVNKIIGTEKNQQQED from the exons ATGCCATTTTGCCGTTTGTGGGCAGTAGCTATGGGTGTGAAACGATATG ACATACCATTTACGTGTTGCCAACGCATGATCTACCATAAATTCTCGATTCATGCACCTAAGAAAAGAGCTTGGGAAGGGAATCAT ATAGAGAAAATAGCGACTGAGAGAATGCCTGTAATAGGCGGAGGAGGTGGCGGCGGCGGCGCAGGgcaagaggaggagaagaagcccGGGGACCAGTCAGCTCACATGAACCTCAAAGTCAAGGGCCAG CATAGCTGCTGTGAGGAGGGAACAAATGGCGCCGAAGGAATAAAGGGTATTGATGCAGAGGAAGAGAAATTATGCATCTTTAGAAATTCGG ATCTGATCTATATTGCTTACCATGATGAAGAACGGGGAGTTCCTGGCCATGATGATAA ATTATTGTTTGAGTATTTGGTTCTAAGTGGTGCTCAAGTTGGTTCAGATTGGACCCAAATCGCGAACAAGCGCGAGAATTTCAAGTGGGTTTTTGGTTTCCG GTGTGAAGTAAGAATTCAAAGTGCAGGCCAAGTCCATTTTGTGATTGCAAGGACAGGGAAGGAAGTGAATAAGATCATTGGTACCGAGAAAAACCAGCAACAAGAAGATTGA
- the LOC120007713 gene encoding putative pentatricopeptide repeat-containing protein At3g15930, protein MPSSLPCKPHISYLRGAVGILWCRMISLSSLAHVQGTPFAPLFEHCHSSDQLKQIHSQSIKMGLTSNSMVQNKLIAFCCCQEWGDMLYARQMFDTIPQPSVFIWNTLIKGYSRISCPKDGVFMYMEMLRSDAKPDRYTFPFLLKGFTGDIAQQCGRELHGHMLKFGFGYNVFVENALIHIYIFCGRIDMARSVFNRRSKDDVVMWNVMLSAYNRLKQYKETRRLFDEMMRNGVVPTVVTLVSVLSACSKLKDLACGERARQYVKDSGVELNIAAENALIDMHATSGEMGIALGIFKSMKSRDVISWTAIVSGFVNAGLVDLARKYFDQMPERDSVSWTAMIDGYLRVNHFKEALVLFRDMQSSNIKPDEFTMVSILTACAHLGALEVGEWIKTFIDKSKVKSDIFVGNALIDMYFKCGNVEKACKVFNDMLSRDRYTWTAMVVGLAINGRGEEALDMFSLMLRASVTPDGITYIGALCACAHTGMVDKGRRIFASMISQHGIEPNATHYGCMVDLLGRAGRLKEAHEVIKNMPMRPNSIVWGALLGACRVHKNPEMAEKAAKHILELEPDNGAVYVQLCNVYAACKKSDSLCELRKLMMDRGIKKIPGCSLIEMNGVVHEFAACDQSHPQSKEIYTKLEEMTRDFKLDGYSPDTSDVFHDVGNYDKKSAVCMAGN, encoded by the coding sequence ATGCCGTCATCCTTACCCTGCAAACCCCACATTAGTTATTTACGTGGAGCAGTAGGGATTTTATGGTGTAGAATGATCTCTTTGTCATCACTAGCTCACGTCCAAGGAACCCCATTTGCCCCTCTCTTTGAACACTGCCACTCATCAGACCAACTCAAGCAAATTCACTCTCAATCCATCAAGATGGGCCTCACATCAAACTCCATGGTCCAAAACAAACTGATTGCCTTCTGTTGCTGTCAAGAATGGGGCGACATGTTATATGCGCGCCAAATGTTCGACACAATTCCCCAACCAAGTGTGTTCATTTGGAACACTCTGATCAAGGGTTATTCTAGGATAAGTTGTCCCAAAGATGGAGTTTTTATGTACATGGAGATGTTACGGAGTGATGCTAAGCCTGACCGCTATACATTTCCGTTCTTGTTGAAGGGTTTTACAGGTGATATTGCCCAGCAATGTGGAAGAGAGTTGCATGGTCATATGCTAAAATTTGGTTTTGGCTACAATGTGTTTGTTGAAAATGCTCTGATtcacatttatattttttgtggaAGAATTGATATGGCCCGTAGCGTGTTCAATAGGCGAAGTAAAGATGATGTGGTCATGTGGAACGTGATGCTTTCGGCGTATAATAGACTAAAACAATACAAGGAAACTAGGCGGCTGTTTGACGAGATGATGAGGAATGGAGTGGTACCAACTGTTGTTACGCTTGTTTCAGTGCTATCAGCTTGCTCTAAATTGAAGGATTTAGCTTGCGGTGAGCGGGCTCGTCAGTATGTTAAAGATAGTGGTGTCGAGCTTAATATAGCAGCGGAAAATGCTTTGATTGATATGCATGCAACAAGTGGGGAAATGGGTATTGCGCTTGGGATTTTCAAGAGCATGAAGAGTAGAGATGTCATCTCCTGGACAGCCATTGTTTCAGGGTTTGTGAATGCAGGCCTAGTTGATTTAGCTCGGAAATATTTTGATCAAATGCCTGAAAGGGACTCTGTGTCTTGGACTGCCATGATTGATGGATACCTTCGTGTAAATCATTTTAAAGAGGCACTGGTTCTTTTCAGGGATATGCAAAGCTCTAATATAAAGCCGGATGAGTTCACCATGGTTAGCATTCTTACAGCTTGTGCGCATCTGGGGGCTCTTGAAGTAGGAGAATGGATAAAGACTTTCATTGACAAAAGCAAAGTCAAGAGTGATATCTTTGTGGGGAATGCTTTGATTGACATGTACTTCAAATGTGGGAATGTTGAAAAAGCATGTAAAGTATTTAATGACATGCTGTCGAGGGATAGATATACATGGACTGCTATGGTTGTTGGACTCGCAATAAATGGAAGAGGTGAAGAAGCCCTCGATATGTTCTCTCTGATGCTTCGAGCTTCTGTAACGCCGGATGGAATAACTTATATTGGTGCCCTTTGTGCCTGTGCTCACACTGGCATGGTGGACAAAGGAAGAAGGATTTTCGCTAGTATGATCAGCCAACATGGGATTGAGCCCAATGCAACACACTATGGGTGCATGGTTGATCTTCTTGGCCGAGCTGGGCGTCTAAAAGAAGCTCATGAGGTTATTAAGAATATGCCAATGAGACCGAATTCAATTGTCTGGGGTGCTCTTCTAGGTGCTTGTAGAGTTCATAAGAACCCAGAGATGGCTGAAAAGGCAGCAAAGCATATTCTAGAGTTGGAGCCTGACAATGGGGCTGTTTACGTTCAGCTATGCAATGTATATGCAGCTTGCAAGAAATCGGACAGTTTGTGCGAATTGAGAAAACTGATGATGGATAGAGGAATCAAGAAGATACCGGGTTGCAGTTTGATAGAGATGAATGGAGTTGTTCATGAATTTGCAGCTTGCGACCAGTCACATCCCCAGTCTAAGGAGATCTACACAAAGTTGGAAGAAATGACGAGAGATTTTAAGTTGGACGGCTATTCACCGGATACTTCAGACGTATTCCATGATGTAGGAAATTATGATAAAAAAAGTGCAGTTTGCATGGCAGGAAATTGA
- the LOC120007714 gene encoding arogenate dehydrogenase 2, chloroplastic-like, whose amino-acid sequence MLSFTCTKPSKTSNPLPRFPPLPSFSQSLSLSLPVSLSTRKRKVSRSLGIIRAIDAAQPYDYESQLRSQHIQSESLKIAIIGFGNFGQFLAKTFVRHGHTLLAHSRSDYSTIASDLGVRFFHDLHDLCEQHPEVVLLSTSILSTERVLKAIPFQRLKRNTLFVDVLSVKEFPRDLLMKYLPNEFDILCTHPMFGPESGKGSWAGLSFVCDRVRIGNEEGRVSRCNRFLDIFAKEGCRMVEMSCAEHDKYAAGSQFVTHTMGRVLEKFGLESSPINTKGYETLLDLVENTAGDSFELYYGLFMYNKNSMEQLERLDMAFEAIKRDLFGQLHRVYRKQLFGSAELGGAVEERPVVQKLLHNGTPDKISENAP is encoded by the coding sequence ATGTTATCGTTTACTTGTACAAAACCCTCGAAGACCTCAAATCCTCTCCCTCGTTTTCCTCCTCTCCCATCGTTTTCTCAGTCGCTTTCACTCTCTCTGCCTGTATCTCTCTCCACCCGCAAACGCAAAGTCTCACGATCGCTTGGCATTATTCGAGCCATTGATGCCGCTCAGCCTTACGATTACGAGTCCCAGCTCCGCTCTCAGCACATACAGTCCGAGTCCCTTAAGATTGCCATCATCGGCTTTGGCAATTTCGGACAGTTCCTAGCCAAAACCTTCGTCAGGCACGGTCACACGCTCCTCGCTCACTCCCGCTCCGACTACTCTACCATCGCTAGTGACCTCGGCGTCCGCTTCTTCCATGATCTTCACGATCTATGTGAGCAGCACCCTGAGGTGGTACTCCTCTCAACCTCAATTCTTTCTACCGAGAGAGTACTCAAGGCAATCCCTTTTCAAAGATTAAAGCGGAATACGCTTTTCGTTGATGTGTTATCGGTGAAGGAGTTCCCTAGAGACTTGTTGATGAAATATTTGCCAAATGAGTTCGACATCTTGTGCACCCACCCAATGTTTGGACCGGAGAGTGGAAAGGGCTCATGGGCTGGGCTCTCTTTCGTGTGTGACAGGGTTAGGATTGGGAATGAGGAGGGTAGAGTGAGTAGGTGTAATAGGTTTTTGGATATATTTGCGAAAGAGGGTTGCAGAATGGTGGAGATGAGCTGTGCTGAGCATGATAAGTATGCGGCGGGTTCACAGTTTGTGACTCACACAATGGGAAGGGTGTTGGAGAAGTTTGGGTTGGAGTCTTCTCCTATTAACACCAAAGGGTACGAAACTTTGTTGGATTTGGTGGAAAACACTGCTGGGGATAGTTTTGAGTTGTATTATGGGTTGTTTATGTATAATAAGAATTCCATGGAGCAGCTGGAGAGGTTGGATATGGCTTTCGAGGCAATTAAGAGGGACTTGTTTGGGCAGTTGCATAGAGTTTATAGAAAGCAGTTGTTTGGCAGCGCAGAGCTTGGAGGGGCTGTGGAGGAGAGGCCTGTTGTGCAGAAGTTGCTTCACAATGGTACTCCTGACAAGATATCAGAGAATGCGCCTTAA